A stretch of DNA from Candidatus Pseudomonas phytovorans:
GTCGTCCGGCACCGAGGTGCTGGCCATCGCCCAACGCCTGGCACCGGACATTCCGTTCATCTTCCTGTCCGGCATCTACGGCGAAGAGCACGCGGTGGAAATGATCCGCCTGGGCGCCACCGACTATGTGCTGAAGAAAAACCTGCCACTGCTGCCCAAGGCCGTGCGCCGGGCCCTCACCGAAGTGCAGGAGCGCCAGCGCCGGCGCCGCGCCGAAGAGGCGCTGGCAGACGTCGAGGCGCGTGCACGTATCGCCATCGACGCCGCCGGCATGGGCACCTGGGACCTGCGCCCGCAGGAAGGCTTGCTGGTGTGGGATGACCGTTGCAAGACCTTGTTCGGCCTGCCCACCAGCACCGAAATGAGCCTTGAGGTGTTCCTTGATGGCATCTACCCCGATGACCTGACAATGGTGCGTGAGGCGGTGGAACACGCCATGCGGCCGGAAAGCGGCGGCCGCTACCGGGTCGAGTTTCGCATCGCCCAGCCCAACGGCCTGGAGCCCCGCTGGTTGCTCAGCAGCGGCCAGAGTCAGTTCGTCGAGGGCCAGTGCGTGCGTTTTTCCGGGGTGCTGCAGGACATCCACACCCAGCGCCTGGCCACCCAGGCGCTGCGTCAGCTCAACGAAATGCTGGGGGAAAGGGTAGAACGCCGCACCCGCGAACGCGACCGTGCCTGGGAGCTGTCGCAGGACCTGCTGGCCGTGCTGAACAAGGACCTGACCCCGGTTGCACTCAATCCGGCCTGGGAAGCCAGCCTGGGTTTCTCCCGCGAGCGCCTGAGCCAATCGTCGTTGTTGCACCTGCTGCCCGAGCCCGACCAGGAACTGCTGCTGACCGAACTGGCCGCGCTCGCCCATGGCCGTACCAGCGCACGTTTCGTAGGCCGCATCCTGCATGCCGGCGGCCAGCAGCGCTGGCTGTCGTGGGTGGTGGTACCGGAAGATACTTTGCTGTACGTGGTGGCGCGCGACATCACCAGCGAGCGTGAAGCCGCCCTGGGCCTGGCAGACGCAAACGCCCGCCTGCGCGAACAGATCAACGAACGCGAGCGCATCGAGGCCGCGCTGCAGCAGATGCAGCGGCTCGAAGCCGTCGGCCAGCTGACCGCTGGCGTGGCCCACGATTTCAACAACCTGCTGACGGTGATCCTCACCGGCGCCAGCTTCCTTGAGCGCGACCTGGTCAAAGCCGACCTGGACAAGGCCCGCACGCGCCTCACGCATATCCGCGAAGCGGGCGAGCGTGGCGCCAAGCTGACGTCGCAGCTGCTGGCCTTCTCCCGCCGTCAGCGCCTGGAGCCGGTAGCGCTTAACCTCAACCAGACTCTGGCCGGCCTGGAAGAGCTGTTGCGCCGCACCCTGGGTGGCAACGTCTCGGTGCGCCTGGACCTGGACCAGGCCCTGTGGCAGGCACTGACCGACCCCACCCAGACCGAAATGATCATCCTCAACCTGGCGATCAATGCCCGCGACGCCATGCCAGACGGCGGCCAGCTCACCCTGACCACCCGTAACACCCGCATCGACACCCGCCCGCAACGCCCGGAAGACCCGGACCCGGGCGAGTACGTGATGCTGAGCATCCGCGATACCGGCTGCGGCATGAGCGAAGATGTGGTGGCCAAGGTGTTCGAGCCGTTCTTTACCACCAAGGACATCGGCAAGGGCTCGGGCCTGGGCCTGGCCCAGGTCTTCGGCTTCGCCAAGCAGTCCGGGGGTGGTGTGCGCATCGACACCACGCTGGGCCACGGCACGCAGGTGGCGGTGTACCTGCCCGCAGTAAAAGACCAGATCGTGAGCGAGCCGGTGGTACCGATGCTCAACCAGGCCAGCGACAGCGGTCACAACCGCACGGTGTTGCTGGTGGATGATGACCACCTGGTGCGTGACATGCTTGGTGATGTGCTGCGCCAGTATGGCTACCAGGTGCGCCAGGCGCACAGCGGTGAACAGGCCTTGGCGTTGCTGGACGACGAGATCGACCTGCTGCTTACCGACTTCGCCATGCCCGAGTTCAACGGCGCGCAGCTGGCCCTGGCGGCACGCGAACGGTACCCGCACTTGCCGGTGGTGTTCCTGACCGGCTATGCCGAGCTGCAAGGGCTGGAGTTGCCGGGCAGCGTCGTGATCCAGAAGCCGGTGCAGGCTGATGAGCTGGCGCGGGTGCTGAACGAGATGCTGGGAATTTCCGGATAACCCGGAACGGCGCAAACCCTTTCAGGAGCGGCCTTAC
This window harbors:
- a CDS encoding response regulator — protein: MQQTPLNLLMVEDSSMDAELTLMRLERSGLQVQSQLVFDHVGVEHALREARYDLILCDCVLPGSSGTEVLAIAQRLAPDIPFIFLSGIYGEEHAVEMIRLGATDYVLKKNLPLLPKAVRRALTEVQERQRRRRAEEALADVEARARIAIDAAGMGTWDLRPQEGLLVWDDRCKTLFGLPTSTEMSLEVFLDGIYPDDLTMVREAVEHAMRPESGGRYRVEFRIAQPNGLEPRWLLSSGQSQFVEGQCVRFSGVLQDIHTQRLATQALRQLNEMLGERVERRTRERDRAWELSQDLLAVLNKDLTPVALNPAWEASLGFSRERLSQSSLLHLLPEPDQELLLTELAALAHGRTSARFVGRILHAGGQQRWLSWVVVPEDTLLYVVARDITSEREAALGLADANARLREQINERERIEAALQQMQRLEAVGQLTAGVAHDFNNLLTVILTGASFLERDLVKADLDKARTRLTHIREAGERGAKLTSQLLAFSRRQRLEPVALNLNQTLAGLEELLRRTLGGNVSVRLDLDQALWQALTDPTQTEMIILNLAINARDAMPDGGQLTLTTRNTRIDTRPQRPEDPDPGEYVMLSIRDTGCGMSEDVVAKVFEPFFTTKDIGKGSGLGLAQVFGFAKQSGGGVRIDTTLGHGTQVAVYLPAVKDQIVSEPVVPMLNQASDSGHNRTVLLVDDDHLVRDMLGDVLRQYGYQVRQAHSGEQALALLDDEIDLLLTDFAMPEFNGAQLALAARERYPHLPVVFLTGYAELQGLELPGSVVIQKPVQADELARVLNEMLGISG